In Xiphias gladius isolate SHS-SW01 ecotype Sanya breed wild chromosome 6, ASM1685928v1, whole genome shotgun sequence, a single genomic region encodes these proteins:
- the bsg gene encoding basigin, with amino-acid sequence MKLLWAVSALLLSCWRANASTAPNIITEPSEVSNQTSAVLSCNLTESSFHSKGSQWLHNGKLIDESKSIEFTSYTSLRLDKITHTSGGKYECVFLTEPEVKQTIEVKTLPHVLAYKHSEHGNEKDKGVMACVSHGYPLPTDWTWAKVVDGVQTPIINGTNDKYEIKSTPNKTTLTVNDLSIQNDIGDYICYGTNELGKISDKIHLRVRSRLAALWPFLGIVAEVIILVTIIFIYEKRRKPDEVNDDDDSGSAPLKSNSTANHKDKNVRQRNSN; translated from the exons ATGAAGTTACTGTGGGCTGTCAGTGCCCTTCTGTTGAGCTGTTGGAGAGCCAATGCGTCCACAG CCCCAAACATCATTACCGAACCTTCTGAGGTCAGCAACCAGACTTCTGCAGTCCTGAGCTGCAACTTGACAGAGTCTAGCTTCCACAGCAAGGGATCTCAATGGTTACACAATGGAAAACTCATTGACGAATCCAAGTCCATTGAGTTCACTTCATACACATCTCTCCG CTTGGATAAGATCACCCACACTTCTGGTGGGAAGTATGAATGTGTTTTCCTGACTGAGCCAGAAGTGAAGCAGACAATTGAAGTCAAAA CACTTCCCCATGTTTTGGCCTACAAGCACTCTGAGCATGGCAATGAGAAGGACAAAGGTGTGATGGCCTGTGTGAGCCATGGCTATCCACTGCCCACTGACTGGACTTGGGCCAAAGTGGTAGATGGTGTCCAAACG CCTATCATCAATGGCACTAATGACAAATATGAGATCAAGAGCACCCCTAACAAGACCACTCTGACCGTTAATGACCTGAGCATCCAAAATGACATTGGAGATTACATCTGCTATGGAACCAATGAACTTGGCAAAATCAGCGACAAGATCCACCTGCGCGTCCGTAGCCGTTTGGCTGCTCTCTGGCCCTTCCTTGGCATTGTGGCCGAGGTCATCATCCTGGTGACCATCATCTTCATCtatgagaagagaagaaagccTGATGAGGTCAACGACG ATGATGACTCAGGATCTGCTCCACT GAAGAGCAATTCCACTGCAAACCACAAAGACAAGAATGTGAGGCAAAGGAATTCTAACTAG
- the LOC120790897 gene encoding E3 ubiquitin-protein ligase RNF126-like: protein MAEAPPWPSRFFCHRCSAEISPRLPEYTCPRCESGFIEELLEERSADNGSMSSISSGPQNQQPFENADQHLFTFPSGYGQFALGVFDDSFDFGAGLGTEDNRDAENRRERETASRQRYGARQPRSRHGSRRQAGRHEGVPTLEGIIQQLVNGIIAPTAMPNIGVGPWGVLHSNPMDYAWGANGLDAIITQLLNQFENTGPPPADRDKIKSLPTVQITDEHVASGLECPVCKEDYGVGENVRQLPCNHMFHNDCIVPWLEQHDTCPVCRKSLSGQNTATNPPELSGMNFTSSSSSSSSSSSSSTPQSSSSTSNENSTDNS from the exons ATGGCTGAAGCTCCTCCATGGCCCAGTCGGTTCTTCTGTCACAGATGCTCAGCAGAGATCAGTCCTCGGCTTCCC gaGTATACATGTCCAAGATGTGAGTCAGGGTTTAttgaggagctgctggaggagagaag TGCTGACAATGGCTCCATGTCTTCCATCTCCAGTGGGCCCCAGAACCAGCAACCATTTGAG AATGCAGACCAGCACTTATTTACATTCCCTTCGGGCTATGGTCAGTTTGCCCTGGGTGTCTTCGATGACAGTTTTGACTTTGGGGCTGGACTGGGAACAGAAGACAACCGGGATGCTGAAAACAGGAGGGAAAGGGAAACGGCATCACGGCAACGATATGGTGCCAGGCAGCCGAGGAGTCGTCATGGTTCTAGACGACAAGCAGGGAGGCATGAAGGAGTTCCCACTTTAGAAGG AATCATTCAGCAGCTAGTGAATGGAATAATTGCACCTACTGCAATGCCAAATATTGGTGTTGGACCCTG gggtGTTCTTCATTCAAATCCCATGGATTATGCCTGGGGTGCTAATGGACTAGATGCAATTATTACACAG TTATTAAACCAGTTTGAGAACACGGGACCTCCGCCTGCTGatagagataaaataaaaagtcttcCTACAGTACAAATAACAGATGAGCATGTTG CTTCAGGACTGGAATGTCCAGTGTGTAAAGAAGATTACGGTGTAGGAGAAAATGTGAGGCAGCTCCCATGCAATCATATGTTCCACAATGACTGCATAGTACCCTGGCTGGAACAG caTGACACTTGTCCAGTGTGCAGGAAAAGCTTGAGTGGACAGAACACAGCAACAAACCCTCCAGAACTATCAGGGATGAACTttacctcctcttcctcttcctcttcatcctcttcatcctcctctacCCCCCAGTCCTCAAGTTCGACCAGCAATGAGAACTCCACTGATAACTCCTAG
- the fstl3 gene encoding follistatin-related protein 3: protein MRFLIFFLGTILTLYQIGSNPASAGMCWLQQSQDQRCDMVLMRGVTREECCAGDRLDTAWSNTSLPMNEVSLLGFLGIVSCKPCKETCEGVTCSPGKVCKMKTGRPQCVCSPDCSHISLMNAVCGSDGKTYKDECALLMARCMGHPDLEVMYQGECKKSCSNVVCPGTHTCVTDQTNSAHCVMCRATPCPIPMPSEQPICGNDNITYPSACHLRRATCFLGRSIGVRHYGNCNNPPRKDHDLDGSEENAV from the exons ATgaggtttttgattttttttttggggacgATTCTCACTTTGTATCAGATTGGGAGTAATCCAGCCAGTG CTGGGATGTGCTGGCTGCAACAGAGTCAAGACCAAAGGTGCGACATGGTGCTGATGAGAGGGGTGACCAGAGAGGAGTGCTGTGCCGGGGACCGCCTGGACACAGCGTGGTCCAACACCAGCCTGCCCATGAATGAGGTCAGCCTGCTGGGCTTCCTAGGAATCGTCTCCTGTAAACCATGCAaag AGACTTGTGAGGGGGTCACATGCAGTCCTGGGAAGGTCTGCAAGATGAAGACGGGAAggcctcagtgtgtgtgctctccAGACTGCTCTCACATTTCCCTGATGAATGCTGTGTGCGGCAGTGATGGAAAGACGTATAAGGATGAGTGTGCTCTGTTGATGGCCCGCTGCATGGGACACCCAGACCTGGAGGTCATGTACCAGGGAGAGTGCAAAA AGTCATGCTCCAACGTGGTGTGTCCTGGAACTCACACCTGCGTAACTGACCAGACCAACAGTGCTCACTGTGTCATGTGCCGCGCAACACCTTGCCCGATACCCATGCCGTCTGAGCAGCCAATCTGTGGCAATGACAACATCACCTACCCCAGCGCCTGCCACCTCCGCCGGGCCACCTGCTTCCTCGGCCGCTCCATAGGAGTACGCCACTACGGCAACTGCAACA ATCCCCCTCGGAAAGATCACGATTTGGACGGCAGTGAAGAAAACGCAGTCTAG